The Salvia miltiorrhiza cultivar Shanhuang (shh) chromosome 1, IMPLAD_Smil_shh, whole genome shotgun sequence genome has a window encoding:
- the LOC130994512 gene encoding 16.9 kDa class I heat shock protein 1-like, with translation MSSDIGAWHDGGGGSWTSPLFSMPFSSDPWDPWDYYGGGSEDAAALAHWRETDSAHIFRLDLSGARKEDVKVQVEDGNFLHISGKTSVEKDKWHRVERSRGRFRLPENADVEGIKCGLEHGVLTVEMAKKELRAPT, from the exons ATGAGTTCCGATATCGGAGCGTGgcacgacggcggcggtggaagCTGGACGAGCCCTTTATTCAGCATGCCCTTTTCTTCCGATCCATGGGATCCTTGGGACTACTACGGCGGAGGCAGCGAAGACGCCGCCGCTCTGGCCCATTGGCGCGAAACAGACAGCGCCCACATCTTCCGCCTCGATCTCTCTG GGGCGAGGAAAGAGGACGTGAAGGTGCAGGTGGAGGATGGCAACTTTCTGCATATAAGTGGGAAGACAAGTGTGGAGAAGGATAAATGGCACAGGGTGGAGCGCAGCCGCGGGAGATTCCGGCTGCCGGAAAATGCTGACGTGGAGGGAATAAAGTGCGGGTTGGAACATGGAGTGCTCACGGTGGAGATGGCCAAGAAGGAGCTACGTGCACCAACATAG
- the LOC130993754 gene encoding uncharacterized aarF domain-containing protein kinase At1g71810, chloroplastic-like isoform X3: MLLVPPPSPPSFPVAASFASGRHSRLSTLRRHQIAATNEVDAFTQYSGYLFELSSSEAESLNEYKISKIAAIYQKKPLILLRRLLQTATTLGRWFALRYYDRITERADAMFEVRAAELRKILVQLGPAYIKIAQAVSSRPDLIPPSYLDELSLLQDRITPFSTAVAFDIIERELGLPIEALFSEISPEPVAAASLGQVYQARLRSSGKVVAIKVQRPGVRAAISLDILILRFLAGIIRTVGRFNTDLQSVVDEWASSLFREMDYNQEAKNGVKFRQLYGSIKDVVVPEMYVDQTTGRVLTMQWIEGQKLEEVKDLYMIQVGVYCSFNQLLEYGFYHADPHPGNLLRTYDGKLAYLDFGMMGEFKEELRDGFIEACLHLVNRDYDALAIDFVTLGLLPPTADKEEVTKALTGVFRGAVDKGVQNISFGDLLGDLGFTMYLFPDIFTFYWIISICVCFRIQELIMFSGYKYKFRIPSYFSLVIRSLAVLEGIAIGSDPNYKVLGNTYPWIARKVLIGSSAKLKSSLQALLYKDGVFRIDRLESLLSESLRARTERALIGEQVEDNSKKMIKQVLSFTLDETGALVREILLDEFAKCDHIGVGCTWISDLGLTYSKPTLQAKFDLHD; this comes from the exons ATGCTGCTGGTCCCGCCTCCATCGCCGCCGTCATTTCCAGTTGCCGCCAGTTTCGCCTCCGGCCGCCACTCGCGACTCAGCACGCTTCGGCGCCACCAGATCGCCGCGACTAATGAAGTCGACGCCTTCACGCAATACTCCGGCTACCTCTTCGAGCTGAGCTCATCTGAAGCCGAATCCTTGAACGAATACAAAATATCGAAAATCGCCGCTATATATCAGAAGAAGCCTTTGATTCTCCTCCGCCGGTTGTTGCAGACCGCCACCACTCTCGGCCGGTGGTTCGCCCTCCGGTATTACGACCGCATCACCGAGCGTGCGGACGCCATGTTCGAG GTCAGGGCTGCTGAATTGAGGAAGATACTAGTACAACTCGGGCCG GCTTATATTAAGATAGCTCAGGCTGTTTCGTCTCGACCT GATTTGATACCGCCCTCATATTTGGATGAGCTTTCACTCTTGCAAGATCGAATTACACCATTTTCCACAGCAGTTGCATTTGATATAATAGAGCGAGAACTTGGATTACCAATAGAAGCACTATTTTCGGAAATCTCCCCTGAGCCTGTGGCAGCAGCATCACTTGGACAG GTTTATCAAGCTAGGCTTCGGTCAAGTGGGAAGGTTGTTGCTATAAAAGTGCAGAGGCCTGGAGTTAGAGCTGCAATCTCGTTGGACATACTGATCTTGCGTTTCCTGGCAGGAATTATAAGGACTGTAGGAAGATTTAACACAGACCTTCAG TCAGTGGTTGACGAATGGGCATCAAGCCTTTTCcgg GAGATGGATTACAACCAAGAAGCAAAAAATGGAGTAAAGTTTAG GCAGTTATACGGCAGCATAAAGGATGTTGTGGTTCCTGAAATGTATGTTGACCAAACAACTGGCAGGGTTCTCACCATGCAATGGATTGAG GGTCAAAAGCTAGAGGAAGTGAAGGATCTTTACATGATTCAG GTCGGGGTCTATTGTTCATTCAATCAACTTCTAGAGTATGGGTTTTATCATGCTGATCCGCATCCTGGAAACCTGCTTCGCACATATGATGGGAAACTAGCCTACCTAG ACTTTGGCATGATGGGTGAATTCAAAGAAGAACTTCGTGATGGATTTATTGAAGCTTGTCTCCACCTTGTTAACCGTGATTATGATGCACTTGCAATAGACTTTGTAACTCTTGG GCTTCTTCCAccaacagctgacaaggaagaAGTTACAAAAGCATTAACAG GTGTCTTTCGAGGTGCCGTTGACAAAGGAGTTCAGAACATTAGCTTTGGGGATCTTCTTGGAGATTTGGGATTCACCATGTACTTGTTTCCTGACATCTTCACCTTCTACTGGATAATCTCCATTTGTGTTTGTTTCCGAATCCAGGAACTGATAATGTTTTCTGG GTACAAATACAAGTTCAGGATTCCATCTTATTTTTCTCTCGTCATTAGAAG TCTGGCTGTTTTGGAAGGAATTGCCATAGGCTCTGATCCAAATTACAAAGTTCTGGGAAATACTTACCCTTGGATTGCCAGGAAGGTGCTTATTGGTAGCTCAGCGAAATTGAAATCTTCGTTGCAAGCTCTTCTTTACAAG GATGGCGTGTTCAGAATTGATCGACTAGAGTCTCTCTTATCAGAG TCATTGCGTGCCAGGACAGAAAGAGCATTGATTGGAGAACAGGTAGAAGACAACTCTAAGAAGATGATCAAGCAAGTTCTTTCTTTTACTTTGGATGAGACG GGAGCATTGGTGAGAGAAATACTTCTTGACGAATTTGCCAAG TGTGATCATATAGGGGTTGGATGCACTTGGATTAGCGACCTTGGACTCACTTACAGCAAACCTACCCTTCAGGCCAAGTTCGACCTCCATGACTGA
- the LOC130993754 gene encoding uncharacterized aarF domain-containing protein kinase At1g71810, chloroplastic-like isoform X1: protein MLLVPPPSPPSFPVAASFASGRHSRLSTLRRHQIAATNEVDAFTQYSGYLFELSSSEAESLNEYKISKIAAIYQKKPLILLRRLLQTATTLGRWFALRYYDRITERADAMFEVRAAELRKILVQLGPAYIKIAQAVSSRPDLIPPSYLDELSLLQDRITPFSTAVAFDIIERELGLPIEALFSEISPEPVAAASLGQVYQARLRSSGKVVAIKVQRPGVRAAISLDILILRFLAGIIRTVGRFNTDLQSVVDEWASSLFREMDYNQEAKNGVKFRQLYGSIKDVVVPEMYVDQTTGRVLTMQWIEGQKLEEVKDLYMIQVGVYCSFNQLLEYGFYHADPHPGNLLRTYDGKLAYLDFGMMGEFKEELRDGFIEACLHLVNRDYDALAIDFVTLGLLPPTADKEEVTKALTGVFRGAVDKGVQNISFGDLLGDLGFTMYLFPDIFTFYWIISICVCFRIQELIMFSGYKYKFRIPSYFSLVIRSLAVLEGIAIGSDPNYKVLGNTYPWIARKVLIGSSAKLKSSLQALLYKDGVFRIDRLESLLSESLRARTERALIGEQVEDNSKKMIKQVLSFTLDETGALVREILLDEFAKGLDALGLATLDSLTANLPFRPSSTSMTDEDTNNLRTLRRLLLLISELQRTETSAVGDNGVGSYDSSDGAALLPYGLRSSQEMLPLLLSAISELPQGSQQQLLRLPADLAGKLVSRIAARTLKRAFLLN from the exons ATGCTGCTGGTCCCGCCTCCATCGCCGCCGTCATTTCCAGTTGCCGCCAGTTTCGCCTCCGGCCGCCACTCGCGACTCAGCACGCTTCGGCGCCACCAGATCGCCGCGACTAATGAAGTCGACGCCTTCACGCAATACTCCGGCTACCTCTTCGAGCTGAGCTCATCTGAAGCCGAATCCTTGAACGAATACAAAATATCGAAAATCGCCGCTATATATCAGAAGAAGCCTTTGATTCTCCTCCGCCGGTTGTTGCAGACCGCCACCACTCTCGGCCGGTGGTTCGCCCTCCGGTATTACGACCGCATCACCGAGCGTGCGGACGCCATGTTCGAG GTCAGGGCTGCTGAATTGAGGAAGATACTAGTACAACTCGGGCCG GCTTATATTAAGATAGCTCAGGCTGTTTCGTCTCGACCT GATTTGATACCGCCCTCATATTTGGATGAGCTTTCACTCTTGCAAGATCGAATTACACCATTTTCCACAGCAGTTGCATTTGATATAATAGAGCGAGAACTTGGATTACCAATAGAAGCACTATTTTCGGAAATCTCCCCTGAGCCTGTGGCAGCAGCATCACTTGGACAG GTTTATCAAGCTAGGCTTCGGTCAAGTGGGAAGGTTGTTGCTATAAAAGTGCAGAGGCCTGGAGTTAGAGCTGCAATCTCGTTGGACATACTGATCTTGCGTTTCCTGGCAGGAATTATAAGGACTGTAGGAAGATTTAACACAGACCTTCAG TCAGTGGTTGACGAATGGGCATCAAGCCTTTTCcgg GAGATGGATTACAACCAAGAAGCAAAAAATGGAGTAAAGTTTAG GCAGTTATACGGCAGCATAAAGGATGTTGTGGTTCCTGAAATGTATGTTGACCAAACAACTGGCAGGGTTCTCACCATGCAATGGATTGAG GGTCAAAAGCTAGAGGAAGTGAAGGATCTTTACATGATTCAG GTCGGGGTCTATTGTTCATTCAATCAACTTCTAGAGTATGGGTTTTATCATGCTGATCCGCATCCTGGAAACCTGCTTCGCACATATGATGGGAAACTAGCCTACCTAG ACTTTGGCATGATGGGTGAATTCAAAGAAGAACTTCGTGATGGATTTATTGAAGCTTGTCTCCACCTTGTTAACCGTGATTATGATGCACTTGCAATAGACTTTGTAACTCTTGG GCTTCTTCCAccaacagctgacaaggaagaAGTTACAAAAGCATTAACAG GTGTCTTTCGAGGTGCCGTTGACAAAGGAGTTCAGAACATTAGCTTTGGGGATCTTCTTGGAGATTTGGGATTCACCATGTACTTGTTTCCTGACATCTTCACCTTCTACTGGATAATCTCCATTTGTGTTTGTTTCCGAATCCAGGAACTGATAATGTTTTCTGG GTACAAATACAAGTTCAGGATTCCATCTTATTTTTCTCTCGTCATTAGAAG TCTGGCTGTTTTGGAAGGAATTGCCATAGGCTCTGATCCAAATTACAAAGTTCTGGGAAATACTTACCCTTGGATTGCCAGGAAGGTGCTTATTGGTAGCTCAGCGAAATTGAAATCTTCGTTGCAAGCTCTTCTTTACAAG GATGGCGTGTTCAGAATTGATCGACTAGAGTCTCTCTTATCAGAG TCATTGCGTGCCAGGACAGAAAGAGCATTGATTGGAGAACAGGTAGAAGACAACTCTAAGAAGATGATCAAGCAAGTTCTTTCTTTTACTTTGGATGAGACG GGAGCATTGGTGAGAGAAATACTTCTTGACGAATTTGCCAAG GGGTTGGATGCACTTGGATTAGCGACCTTGGACTCACTTACAGCAAACCTACCCTTCAGGCCAAGTTCGACCTCCATGACTGATGAAGATACCAACAATCTGCGAACACTGAGACGCCTTCTGCTATTAATTTCTGAGCTTCAACGAACTGAAACTTCTGCAGTG GGAGACAATGGAGTTGGCTCGTATGACTCCTCAGATGGAGCCGCGCTGCTCCCTTATGGATTGAGATCTTCTCAGGAAATGCTGCCACTTCTTCTCTCTGCAATTTCCGAG CTCCCACAAGGTTCACAACAACAATTGCTAAGACTGCCAGCAGATCTGGCTGGAAAACTAGTCTCGCGCATTGCTGCTAGGACGTTAAAACGGGCATTCCTACTAAATTGA
- the LOC130993754 gene encoding uncharacterized aarF domain-containing protein kinase At1g71810, chloroplastic-like isoform X2, producing the protein MLLVPPPSPPSFPVAASFASGRHSRLSTLRRHQIAATNEVDAFTQYSGYLFELSSSEAESLNEYKISKIAAIYQKKPLILLRRLLQTATTLGRWFALRYYDRITERADAMFEVRAAELRKILVQLGPAYIKIAQAVSSRPDLIPPSYLDELSLLQDRITPFSTAVAFDIIERELGLPIEALFSEISPEPVAAASLGQVYQARLRSSGKVVAIKVQRPGVRAAISLDILILRFLAGIIRTVGRFNTDLQSVVDEWASSLFREMDYNQEAKNGVKFRQLYGSIKDVVVPEMYVDQTTGRVLTMQWIEGQKLEEVKDLYMIQVGVYCSFNQLLEYGFYHADPHPGNLLRTYDGKLAYLDFGMMGEFKEELRDGFIEACLHLVNRDYDALAIDFVTLGLLPPTADKEEVTKALTGVFRGAVDKGVQNISFGDLLGDLGFTMYKYKFRIPSYFSLVIRSLAVLEGIAIGSDPNYKVLGNTYPWIARKVLIGSSAKLKSSLQALLYKDGVFRIDRLESLLSESLRARTERALIGEQVEDNSKKMIKQVLSFTLDETGALVREILLDEFAKGLDALGLATLDSLTANLPFRPSSTSMTDEDTNNLRTLRRLLLLISELQRTETSAVGDNGVGSYDSSDGAALLPYGLRSSQEMLPLLLSAISELPQGSQQQLLRLPADLAGKLVSRIAARTLKRAFLLN; encoded by the exons ATGCTGCTGGTCCCGCCTCCATCGCCGCCGTCATTTCCAGTTGCCGCCAGTTTCGCCTCCGGCCGCCACTCGCGACTCAGCACGCTTCGGCGCCACCAGATCGCCGCGACTAATGAAGTCGACGCCTTCACGCAATACTCCGGCTACCTCTTCGAGCTGAGCTCATCTGAAGCCGAATCCTTGAACGAATACAAAATATCGAAAATCGCCGCTATATATCAGAAGAAGCCTTTGATTCTCCTCCGCCGGTTGTTGCAGACCGCCACCACTCTCGGCCGGTGGTTCGCCCTCCGGTATTACGACCGCATCACCGAGCGTGCGGACGCCATGTTCGAG GTCAGGGCTGCTGAATTGAGGAAGATACTAGTACAACTCGGGCCG GCTTATATTAAGATAGCTCAGGCTGTTTCGTCTCGACCT GATTTGATACCGCCCTCATATTTGGATGAGCTTTCACTCTTGCAAGATCGAATTACACCATTTTCCACAGCAGTTGCATTTGATATAATAGAGCGAGAACTTGGATTACCAATAGAAGCACTATTTTCGGAAATCTCCCCTGAGCCTGTGGCAGCAGCATCACTTGGACAG GTTTATCAAGCTAGGCTTCGGTCAAGTGGGAAGGTTGTTGCTATAAAAGTGCAGAGGCCTGGAGTTAGAGCTGCAATCTCGTTGGACATACTGATCTTGCGTTTCCTGGCAGGAATTATAAGGACTGTAGGAAGATTTAACACAGACCTTCAG TCAGTGGTTGACGAATGGGCATCAAGCCTTTTCcgg GAGATGGATTACAACCAAGAAGCAAAAAATGGAGTAAAGTTTAG GCAGTTATACGGCAGCATAAAGGATGTTGTGGTTCCTGAAATGTATGTTGACCAAACAACTGGCAGGGTTCTCACCATGCAATGGATTGAG GGTCAAAAGCTAGAGGAAGTGAAGGATCTTTACATGATTCAG GTCGGGGTCTATTGTTCATTCAATCAACTTCTAGAGTATGGGTTTTATCATGCTGATCCGCATCCTGGAAACCTGCTTCGCACATATGATGGGAAACTAGCCTACCTAG ACTTTGGCATGATGGGTGAATTCAAAGAAGAACTTCGTGATGGATTTATTGAAGCTTGTCTCCACCTTGTTAACCGTGATTATGATGCACTTGCAATAGACTTTGTAACTCTTGG GCTTCTTCCAccaacagctgacaaggaagaAGTTACAAAAGCATTAACAG GTGTCTTTCGAGGTGCCGTTGACAAAGGAGTTCAGAACATTAGCTTTGGGGATCTTCTTGGAGATTTGGGATTCACCAT GTACAAATACAAGTTCAGGATTCCATCTTATTTTTCTCTCGTCATTAGAAG TCTGGCTGTTTTGGAAGGAATTGCCATAGGCTCTGATCCAAATTACAAAGTTCTGGGAAATACTTACCCTTGGATTGCCAGGAAGGTGCTTATTGGTAGCTCAGCGAAATTGAAATCTTCGTTGCAAGCTCTTCTTTACAAG GATGGCGTGTTCAGAATTGATCGACTAGAGTCTCTCTTATCAGAG TCATTGCGTGCCAGGACAGAAAGAGCATTGATTGGAGAACAGGTAGAAGACAACTCTAAGAAGATGATCAAGCAAGTTCTTTCTTTTACTTTGGATGAGACG GGAGCATTGGTGAGAGAAATACTTCTTGACGAATTTGCCAAG GGGTTGGATGCACTTGGATTAGCGACCTTGGACTCACTTACAGCAAACCTACCCTTCAGGCCAAGTTCGACCTCCATGACTGATGAAGATACCAACAATCTGCGAACACTGAGACGCCTTCTGCTATTAATTTCTGAGCTTCAACGAACTGAAACTTCTGCAGTG GGAGACAATGGAGTTGGCTCGTATGACTCCTCAGATGGAGCCGCGCTGCTCCCTTATGGATTGAGATCTTCTCAGGAAATGCTGCCACTTCTTCTCTCTGCAATTTCCGAG CTCCCACAAGGTTCACAACAACAATTGCTAAGACTGCCAGCAGATCTGGCTGGAAAACTAGTCTCGCGCATTGCTGCTAGGACGTTAAAACGGGCATTCCTACTAAATTGA
- the LOC130993847 gene encoding NAC domain-containing protein 17-like encodes MKVKSDISGDGNVFPPGFRFHPTDEELVLYYLKRKICCQRHLLDVIAETDVYKWDPEELPGLSKLKTGDRQWFFFSPRDRKYPNGARSNRATRHGYWKATGKDRVISCGARAVGLKKTLVFYRGRAPKGERTDWVMHEYTMDEEELKRCQAATEYFVLYKVYKKSGPGPKNGEQYGAPFREEDWADDEAEVPSPIEKEIILNPVNETPPANITKLVDFQDLSSLDYLEEIMNQIVDEPLPVQPPVVDHEFNLDQFAGEETYSSLVGKSSRDISLAVPQPFLQQPILATSFDLTQSGTSQFQTTDAPEVSSAPVANVLNSRATDETFLEDFLELNDLGPDPTAQNPGELVKDMDEFPFDDLDCLHELELFQDAPLFLCDAGPDESRQTSQSYTNSFRNGAIDPTSSCYMNNVENTTTCILQQHFNNSDGISYEMSTDGQSCSVVTEAHTNQGFVPPSTSGVLHQNPNYGFINHSAGANQNGSGKQDDGGTDSWFSSALWSFVESIPTTPASASESALVNRAFERMSSFGRVRMNARNLNVTAGNAMATSRSSGKSRSGLVFLSLLGVMCAILWMLIRT; translated from the exons ATGAAGGTGAAATCGGATATTTCTGGCGACGGTAATGTTTTCCCGCCGGGATTCCGATTCCACCCGACTGATGAGGAGCTCGTGCTTTACTATCTGAAGCGGAAGATCTGCTGCCAGCGCCATCTTCTCGACGTCATCGCTGAGACCGATGTTTACAAGTGGGATCCCGAGGAGTTACCTG GGCTGTCGAAACTGAAAACAGGTGATAGGCAGTGGTTCTTCTTTAGTCCAAGGGATAGGAAATACCCAAATGGAGCAAGGTCTAATAGGGCAACAAGGCATGGATATTGGAAAGCAACTGGGAAGGACCGTGTCATCTCATGTGGTGCTCGTGCTGTTGGTTTAAAGAAGACTCTGGTCTTCTATAGAGGTCGTGCACCTAAAGGAGAGCGCACGGATTGGGTGATGCACGAATACACCATGGATGAAGAAGAGCTGAAAAGATGCCAGGCTGCTACGGAGTACTTTGTGCTGTACAAGGTCTACAAGAAAAGTGGGCCTGGTCCCAAAAATGGTGAGCAATATGGTGCACCGTTTAGGGAGGAGGACTGGGCTGATGACGAAGCTGAAGTACCATCTCCAATTGAGAAGGAAATTATACTGAATCCGGTTAATGAAACACCTCCTGCCAATATTACTAAATTGGTTGATTTTCAAGACCTTTCCTCACTTGATTATCTTGAGGAAATCATGAACCAAATTGTAGATGAGCCCCTCCCTGTTCAGCCACCAGTCGTTGATCATGAGTTTAATCTAGATCAGTTTGCTGGTGAGGAAACTTATAGTTCGTTGGTTGGCAAATCCTCCAGGGACATTTCTTTGGCAGTTCCCCAACCATTTTTACAGCAACCTATTCTAGCAACTAGTTTTGACCTCACACAGTCGGGCACATCTCAATTCCAGACTACCGACGCACCTGAGGTTTCTTCTGCCCCAGTTGCTAATGTGCTAAATTCTCGTGCCACTGATGAGACCTTCCTCGAAGATTTTCTCGAATTGAATGATTTGGGCCCAGATCCAACTGCACAAAACCCTGGTGAACTGGTTAAAGATATGGATGAGTTTCCATTTGATGATTTGGATTGTCTGCACGAGCTTGAACTGTTTCAAGATGCACCCCTCTTTCTTTGTGATGCGGGGCCTGATGAGTCCAGGCAGACATCTCAATCATACACGAATAGCTTTAGAAATGGAGCTATTGATCCAACCTCAAGCTGCTATATGAACAACGTTGAGAATACTACAACCTGCATTCTTCAGCAACACTTTAACAATTCCGACGGAATCAGCTATGAGATGAGCACTGACGGCCAAAGTTGCAGTGTCGTAACCGAGGCACACACAAATCAGGGATTCGTTCCTCCATCGACTTCAG GTGTTTTACATCAAAATCCGAATTATGGTTTTATAAATCATTCTGCCGGAGCAAATCAAAATGGAAGTGGCAAACAGGATGATGGTGGTACAGACTCATGGTTCTCCTCTGCTCTCTGGTCCTTTGTGGAGTCTATACCAACAACTCCTGCTTCAGCTTCTGAAAGTGCTTTGGTGAATAGGGCTTTCGAACGAATGTCTAGCTTCGGTAGAGTAAGAATGAATGCCAGAAACTTAAATGTTACTGCAGGTAATGCCATGGCAACTTCTAGAAGTTCTGGCAAATCTAGATCTGGTCTTGTCTTTTTGTCTTTGTTAGGAGTAATGTGTGCTATATTATGGATGCTGATTAGAACCTGA
- the LOC130993879 gene encoding NAC domain-containing protein 17-like: MMLDSDFLVSGKRFPPGFRFHPTDEELVLYYLKRKICCKRHRLDVVTEIDVYKWDPEDLPGMSKLQTGDRQWFFFSPRDRKYPKGGRSNRATGHGYWKVTGKDRVISYGSRVVGTKKTLVFYRGRAPKGERTDWVMHEYTMDEEEFKRCQDAKGYYALYKVYKKSGPGPKNGEQYGAPFREEEWDEDLEVQCPLEPDKPIKQAHETMPVDNTKTVDCQHPSSLDELEEVLNRIATEPDSVQPPIVDREYALDQFLGEETESTLIHHSFVDVSVPVVHPAHCDLSETTQLQSQVAPDPSSATFVNMEDPNVTEEDFLKDYLEMDDLDSDPNVRSHDNWGNYFGSLQFEDFDGLDNLYEDASSFLSEPVEPWQAPQSSVDNFDNGVMDPSSSSYMNRFDNTTQNYLMRQEANNLDGASSQLWRCEPSYSVVSTSKVNQDFNASSTSGAPYQNQNNGFVNGGNKNGRGKQDDDTDSWFSSAVWSFLESIPTSPASASEGPWVNGACEPTQMCSLSRVRVDVRNTATSRKIGKSSFGFLCFSILGVICAILWLLTGISKRVIGLCS, translated from the exons ATGATGCTGGATTCCGATTTCCTCGTCAGCGGGAAGAGATTCCCTCCGGGGTTCAGATTCCACCCCACCGACGAGGAGCTCGTGCTTTACTATCTCAAGAGGAAGATTTGCTGTAAACGACACCGTCTCGACGTCGTCACTGAGATTGATGTTTACAAGTGGGACCCCGAGGATTTGCCTG GGATGTCGAAACTACAAACTGGTGACAGACAATGGTTCTTCTTCAGTCCTAGAGATCGGAAATATCCAAAGGGAGGGAGGTCCAATAGGGCGACCGGGCATGGTTATTGGAAGGTAACTGGGAAGGACCGTGTCATCTCATATGGTTCTCGTGTTGTTGGGACAAAGAAGACTCTGGTGTTCTATAGAGGTCGTGCCCCTAAAGGAGAACGCACGGATTGGGTGATGCATGAATATACCATGGATGAGGAGGAGTTTAAAAGATGCCAGGATGCTAAGGGATACTATGCACTCTACAAGGTGTACAAGAAAAGTGGGCCTGGTCCGAAAAATGGTGAGCAGTATGGTGCGCCGTTTAGGGAAGAGGAGTGGGACGAGGATCTTGAAGTTCAGTGTCCCCTTGAGCCAGATAAACCAATAAAGCAAGCTCACGAAACCATGCCTGTCGATAATACTAAAACCGTTGATTGTCAGCATCCGTCCTCATTAGATGAGCTTGAGGAAGTATTGAACCGAATAGCAACTGAGCCCGACTCTGTTCAGCCACCGATTGTTGATCGCGAGTATGCTCTGGATCAGTTTCTTGGTGAGGAGACCGAGAGTACATTAATTCACCATTCTTTTGTTGATGTGTCTGTACCAGTGGTTCATCCAGCTCATTGTGACCTTTCAGAGACAACTCAATTACAGTCACAAGTGGCGCCTGATCCCTCCTCTGCCACATTCGTCAATATGGAAGATCCTAATGTGACTGAGGAGGACTTCCTCAAAGATTACCTTGAAATGGATGATCTAGATTCAGATCCGAATGTACGAAGTCATGATAACTGGGGGAATTATTTTGGGAGCCTGCAGTTTGAGGATTTTGATGGTTTGGACAATCTGTATGAAGATGCTTCTTCTTTCCTTTCTGAGCCTGTTGAACCCTGGCAGGCTCCTCAGTCATCCGTGGATAACTTTGACAATGGAGTCATGGACCCGAGTTCAAGCTCATATATGAATAGGTTTGACAACACAACTCAAAATTATTTAATGCGGCAAGAAGCTAACAATTTAGATGGAGCGAGCTCTCAGCTGTGGAGGTGTGAGCCAAGTTACAGTGTAGTGTCCACATCTAAAGTTAATCAGGACTTCAATGCATCATCAACTTCAG GTGCTCCGTATCAAAACCAAAACAACGGTTTTGTAAATGGAGGAAACAAAAATGGGAGGGGCAAGCAGGATGATGATACAGACTCATGGTTCTCCTCTGCCGTTTGGTCCTTCTTGGAGTCTATACCGACGAGCCCGGCTTCAGCTTCTGAAGGTCCTTGGGTAAATGGGGCGTGTGAACCCACACAAATGTGTAGCTTAAGTCGGGTAAGAGTTGATGTCAGAAACACTGCAACTTCAAGAAAAATTGGCAAATCTAGCTTTGGTTTCTTATGTTTTTCTATACTTGGAGTAATCTGTGCTATTCTATGGCTACTGACTGGAATCTCAAAGAGGGTTATTGGTTTGTGTTCATAG